In Prunus dulcis chromosome 1, ALMONDv2, whole genome shotgun sequence, the following are encoded in one genomic region:
- the LOC117615681 gene encoding pentatricopeptide repeat-containing protein At1g63330-like has translation MLCLPTRFSPVMSFCTVHAVSSSHHRICKRFPIFLKLSSSSSSLSALKAMDFIDETTNNDSSYHELHLSMQGHASSGNFAKALDFLNSMRNVPGKPTVYDFNALLYSYLKSQSVLLEYVVQVYHGMERFGPTPNSSTFNVLLNGMLSLGHLKDAFVIAEKMVGGGFLPSFTSLSKVLKKMLQVGDLVNSIGVFKLMLKLEYFPTEPSLSLLISKLCEARMIQEVWFVCYALISKGHFFGAYVYNPILWALCKSGQSYNALELYYWMKRKGIVHNACSYTALIYGFGREGLWRDLLGCLNEMESDGCKPSVITYTIIIKFLCGEGRIAGALEFLTKMEREGCEPDMTTYNVILHELCLQDRMDEVVHLLDMIENKGFSPNSYTYAALGGGLLKTGKIGIACELLLGVITRGCYVDVAVYNIYFHCLCHENRSKEALYLLKKMMEEGLMPSNVSFNTILKGFCRENNISKALKLLDCFKWDENGPDVISFNTILSVACKQKKHSMIQRVLSRLKNGGVQPNAVSLNCLIQYFCKVENFSDCLKLLDYMTCNGSSPTIVTFNVLLGSLCKNGLVGIAQQVFKHLRNTGFFPDKTSYNILIHAFIREGNKVMVNQLVNDMYSQGLKPDLFTYGSLISGLCKEGKASVALKLRDEMVENGLAPSIVIYNTLLEAMFQRGTYSDIFSLLKVLVLEGCQPNETTFEILNRPMCKSWMKRSVEVAKFRELVDECKAN, from the coding sequence ATGCTCTGTCTGCCGACTCGGTTTTCACCCGTGATGTCTTTCTGTACAGTTCATGCGGTGAGTAGTTCACACCACAGAATTTGCAAGcgttttcctatttttctaaaactttcttcatcatcatcatcattatctgCACTTAAAGCTATGGACTTTATTGATGAAACAACCAACAATGACTCTAGCTACCACGAATTACATCTCAGCATGCAAGGCCATGCCTCCTCTGGTAACTTTGCAAAAGCCCTGGACTTTTTGAACTCAATGAGAAATGTGCCAGGCAAACCCACTGTGtatgatttcaatgctttgcTTTACTCTTACTTAAAGTCACAAAGTGTATTATTAGAATATGTGGTTCAGGTTTACCATGGAATGGAAAGATTCGGGCCCACCCCAAATTCTTCGACTTTCAATGTGCTTTTGAATGGTATGCTATCACTTGGTCATCTAAAAGATGCTTTTGTGATTGCTGAAAAGATGGTTGGGGGTGGGTTCTTACCCTCGTTTACTTCTTTGTCGAAAGTCTTGAAAAAGATGCTTCAAGTTGGGGATTTAGTTAACTCAATTGGTGTTTTTAAGCTTATGTTGAAGTTGGAGTATTTTCCGACCGAACCCAGTTTGAGTTTGTTGATTTCTAAGCTTTGTGAAGCCAGGATGATCCAAGAGGTGTGGTTTGTATGCTATGCTCTTATCAGTAAGGGTCATTTTTTTGGTGCTTATGTCTATAACCCTATACTTTGGGCTTTGTGTAAATCTGGTCAGAGTTATAATGCTTTGGAATTGTATTATTGGATGAAGAGGAAGGGTATTGTACATAATGCGTGCTCTTATACTGCTTTAATTTATGGGTTTGGTAGAGAAGGTTTATGGAGAGATCTTCTTGGTTGTTTAAATGAAATGGAGAGTGATGGATGTAAGCCTAGTGTAATAACAtatactattattattaagtTTCTTTGTGGTGAAGGGAGGATTGCAGGGGCGTTAGAATTTTTGACTAAGATGGAAAGGGAAGGATGTGAACCAGATATGACCACATACAATGTGATTCTTCATGAACTTTGTCTTCAAGATAGAATGGATGAAGTCGTTCACTTACTTGATATGATTGAGAACAAAGGATTTTCTCCCAATTCATACACATATGCTGCTTTGGGCGGAGGCCTGTTAAAAACAGGTAAGATTGGAATTGCTTGTGAACTATTGCTTGGTGTGATTACAAGGGGCTGCTATGTGGATGTTGCTGTGTACAATATATACTTCCATTGTCTATGTCACGAGAATAGATCAAAAGAAGCACTATATttattgaagaaaatgatggaAGAAGGTTTAATGCCTAGTAATGTGTCATTTAACACAATTTTAAAGGGTTTCTGTAGAGAAAATAACATTTCCAAGGCTTTGAAGCTCTTGGACTGCTTTAAGTGGGATGAAAATGGGCCTGATGTGATTTCCTTCAATACGATTTTGTCTGTGGCATGCAAACAGAAAAAGCATTCCATGATCCAGAGGGTATTGAGTCGTCTGAAGAATGGAGGTGTTCAGCCTAATGCTGTTAGTTTGAATTGTTTGATTCAGTACTTTTGTAAGGTTGAAAATTTTTCAGACTGTTTGAAGCTCTTGGATTACATGACGTGCAATGGTTCTAGTCCCACTATTGTCACTTTTAATGTGCTGCTAGGCAGCCTTTGCAAGAATGGTTTAGTTGGAATTGCACAACAGGTTTTTAAGCATCTCAGAAACACTGGATTTTTCCCTGATAAAACTTCTTATAATATTCTTATTCACGCCTTCATAAGAGAGGGCAATAAAGTGATGGTTAATCAGTTGGTTAATGACATGTACAGCCAAGGACTAAAACCAGATCTCTTTACCTATGGGTCCTTAATTAGTGGCCTCTGCAAGGAAGGCAAGGCATCTGTTGCTCTTAAGCTGAGGGATGAAATGGTAGAGAATGGGCTTGCCCCAAGTATTGTAATTTACAATACCCTATTGGAGGCAATGTTCCAGAGAGGTACTTATTCAGACATTTTCTCGTTATTGAAAGTTCTGGTTCTAGAAGGCTGTCAACCTAATGAGACAACTTTTGAGATCCTTAACCGACCAATGTGCAAAAGTTGGATGAAGAGATCGGTTGAGGTTGCAAAATTTCGGGAGCTTGTGGATGAATGCAAAGCTAATTGA